TGTGTGGGTCAACAAGTAAAAAATTTCTTATCATGTTGTCTGAGGTAATAATTTTTAGGTTTTTGCCAGAAGAGTAGAATTTCAAATATTGAGTTGATGCAATTTGTTCATACTCTATACTTTTCTTTAATGTTTCATTTTTGTTCTTAGTTATTGGCTCAGGTGCTGGCGCCGAACCATAATCTTGCGATATAAAAATAGGTAAATGCCAGTCAATAGAGTTATCTAGCTCTATGTTCTTAGTCTCAAGTGAACCATCTAAATTTTTATACTCTATTGTTACTTTTTGAAGAATTCTAGCTTGTGCTGGCAAGGTGATTGTTGCTCTTTTAAGAGGGACTTTTTCTATGTTCTCGTTAGATGAATAAGGGATATCTTTTTCCCCTTTAGATGGGAAAAATGGATTTTCACGAGCATGTAAAGTTACAAGTAAAAAAGTAGTTATTAGAAAAACTTTAATCAAAACCACCCCTAATTTTTCGAGTATTATAACAAGTTAATTATAATTTCGTACTATTTTGCAGAAATCTCTTTTAGTTCAAAATACTCTCTTTGTAGTTCTGCATTTTCATCTTTTAATCTATATATCTCACTATGAAGATACTCTTCATAATCTTGAAGTCCAAAAAGAACCTCCAATGAATTTGTACCATAAAGCAAAACACCAAGATATATTCCAATACAAAGAACTATAAGTGCTAATATCAAAAACTTTGCTACCGATAGCCCGAGATACCTTTGAGTTATACTCTGAGTATCATCTATACCTTCATAAAGTTCTTCATTATTCATATAAGCACCTACAATATTATTGGTCTTAATTAAAAATTGCTGAGCCTAAGTATTCACCATACACTATTTCATTTTCTATTTCTAAAAGGCGGTTATACTTAGCAGTTCTCTCACCTCTTGCTGTAGAACCTGTTTTTATCTGACCACAATTAAGAGCTACAGCGAAATCTGCAATAAAAGCATCTTCGCTCTCACCAGAGCGGTGGCTCATAACACATGTATAACCATTTCTTTGAGCAAGACGAACTGTTAACATTGTTTCAGAAACTGAACCAATCTGATTTGGCTTGATTAATATTGAGTTTGCAATACCTTTTTTGATCCCCTCATTTAAAATATTTACATTAGTAACAAAAAGGTCATCTCCAACAATCTGAATTTTATCACCAAGCTTTTCAGTCATTAGTTTAAATCCATCCCAGTCATCTTCGCTTAGTCCATCTTCAATAGACACAATTGGGTATTTAGAACATAAGTCAGCATAATAATCAACTAATTCTGCTGAAGTTACTGTACGGTTTTCAGACTCCAATCTATAGCCACCATCAACAACTAGCTCAGATGCTGCAACATCCATAGCTATTCCCATATGCTCTCCAGCTTTATATCCAGCTTTCTCAATAGCTTCCATAATAATTTGTATTGGCTCTTCGTTTGATCCTAAGTCTGGTGCAAACCCACCTTCATCGCCAAGCGCAGTATTGTGTTTTTTAGCTTTTAAAATAGCTTTTAAATTGTGATATACTTCAGCAGATGCTCTTAAGCCTTCAGTAAAATCTTCAAAACCCATAGGCACAATCATATACTCTTGAAAATCAACTGAGTTGTCAGCGTGAGAACCACCATTGATAATATTTAACATAGGCGTTGGCAAAACCATAGCGTTTGCACCACCAAGATAACGATATAGTGGAATACCCAAACTTTTAGCAGCAGCACGTGCAACAGCCATAGAAACTCCTAGAACTGCATTAGCGCCTAAATTGCCATAGTTCTCAGTTCCGTCAAGCAGCTTCATCTCAGCATCAACTACAGCCTGATTAAATGGTGAAAGACCTATTAGCACATCAGATATCTGGCTATTTACATTCTCAACTGCTTTGAGAACGCCTTTGCCCATATATCTGTCGCCGCCATCGCGAAGCTCTAAAGCTTCACGTTTGCCAGTACTTGCACCTGAAGGTACGATTGCACTCTCAACTGTGCCATCACTTAATGTTACCGTTGCTTTAACTGTTGGATTTCCACGAGAATCCATTACTTCAATTGCACTTACGCTATCTATAAACATTATATATCCGCCTCTTTGTTTTAATTTTATCTTTTAATCAAATTATTGATCTGCTTCTTCTATCTCTGTTGTATCCATAGTCATTAGATTACTAACACCCATTGCTACTTTTATTTTTTCTTCTATTTCACGAGCTAATTCCGGCTCATCTTTAAACTTGGCTTTAACATTTTCACGCCCTTGACCAAGTTTTGTCTCTTCATAAGAGAACCAAGCACCAGATTTATCTATAATGTCCAATTTAACACCATAGTCAACGAGCTCGCCCTCTTTAGAGATACCTTCGCCGAACATTATATCAAATTCAGCCTGACGAAATGGTGGTGCCACTTTGTTTTTAATTACTTTTGCTTTAACACGGTTACCAATTTGACTCTCCCCCTGCTTTAATGATGCTATTCTTCTAACATCTATTCTTACAGAAGCGTAAAATTTCAGTGCATTACCACCTGTTGTAGTCTCTGGAGAACCATAACCCATCATTCCAATTTTCATACGAATTTGATTAATAAATATAACTGTACAATTCATTTTATGCAGTATACCAGTCAATTTTCGAAGCGCTTTTGACATCAGCCTTGCTTGAACACCAACATTTTGATCTGACATTTCACCTTCTATCTCAGACTTTGGCGTTAAAGCCGCAACAGAGTCGATAACAATCAAGTCAATCGCCCCACTGCGAGCAATAGTTTCTACAATATCCAATGCTTGTTCACCGTAATCAGGCTGAGAGACAAGCAGGTTGTCTACATCAACACCTAAGTTTTTAGCATAGCCAACATCTAAAGCATGTTCTGCATCAATAAATGCACAAACGCCACCAGCTTTTTGACACTCAGCTGTTATTTGAAGCGCTAAAGTTGTTTTACCAGAACTTTCAGGTCCATAAATCTCAACAACACGCCCTTGAGGGACACCGCCAATACCCAACGCCAAGTCGAGACCAAGAGAACCAGTACTAATAGCTTCAATAGGCATAATCTCTTTATCACCCAATCTCATTAAAGCACCTTTACCAAATGCTTTATCTATTTGCTTCATTGCTAAGTCTAATGATTTTTGTTTGTTTGCGTCCATCTTGGGCTCACTTATATTAAATTTAGACTTATTATATGTCAATTTTAAATTTTTACTTTAAAATATTGCAAATTGCCATATTTATTCATTCTTTTCTTTTCTTTTCTTTTATACAGAAGTTTATGTATAAATTAGTGAGATTTTATCCATATTTGGTTAAAATTTAGTTTATATTTTTAATCTCTTTAATACACGGACAAATAACTTGAAAAAAACACTAATTGCTCACTCTCCAGACGCCGATGATATATTTATGTACTACGCCATAAAATTTGGCTGGGTAGACATGAAAGATACTAAATTTGACAACATCGCTGAGGATATTCAAACTCTAAACGAGAAAGCTCTAAGAGGTGAATATGAGATTGTTGCAATTAGTTTCGCACTTTACCCTCACATAAAAGAAGATTATGCACCACTTCGTACCGCTGTTAGTTTTGGAGAAGGATACGGACCTAAACTCATTAAGAAAAAAGGGGTTAAGCTAAAAAGAAATTTCAAAGTTGCTCTTAGTGGAGAACACACTACAAATGCAATGCTTTTTCGCATAGCTTACCCTGATGCTAGAGTTACTTACATGAACTTTCTAGAGATAGAACAAGCGGTACTTGATGGCAAAGTTGATGCTGGTGTTTTGATACATGAGAGTATTTTAACTTATGATGACAAATTAGAAGTTGAAAAAGAGATGTGGGACATATGGCAGGAACTAGCCGGGAAAGAGCTTCCTCTGCCCCTTGGCGGAATGGCAATCAGTCGATCAATTCCGCTAAATAAAGCCATAGAGTATGAAGCCACTTTAACAAAAGCGGTTCAGGTGGCACGTGAACACAAAAGCAAACTCTCAGAGATGTTAATTGAAAGGGATTTAGTTCGTATTGATGCACCAACTCTTGATAGGTATCTTGAACTTTATGCAAATGATGACTCAATAACTTTAAGTGAACTTCAATATAAAGCAATAAATAAACTTTTTGAAATAGGCTATAAAAATGGCTTTTATGACTCCTTGATAAAAGTTGAAGACTTTATGATACCATCTGAATATAAAGAGATTAGGAATTCATAGATTATGGAAGCAAAACTAATATCACTAGGTGTTGAAACTTTTAAAATGGCTCTTATGCTGGCACTTCCAGGTCTTTTGACAGGTATGTTCCTCGGTTTAGCTGTTAGTATTTTTCAAGCAACGACACAGATTAATGAGATGACTTTGAGTTTTATCCCTAAGATTTTGGGCGTTGTAATAGTTATTATCTTAACTATGCCTTGGATGTTAAATTCAATGACAGACTATTCAACCCAAGTATTTAACATGATTCCTACATTTGTAGAGTGATGAAAACAAAAAAGATAAACTTTTCCAAATTTTCTTCTATTAAAATTGGAGAATCTCTTGATGTAGCTCTTTTGGAAAATTGTACAACTCCATATCAAGACTATTTTATTATTGGTTCATGTAATAATATATTAGTCGGAACTCAGCCTCCACCTCTTATGAAGCTAGATAAAAAATATGACTATATTAAAATAGAAAATAACACTCTAAAAATCGGCGCCGCAACTCCCTCTGGGAAAATTGCCTCATTTTGTAAAAAACACAACATTGCAAACTTCGAGTTTGTTTCCCATCTCCCTGGGACGCTTGGCGGGCTTGTATTTATGAACGCTGGTCTTAAAGAGTTTGAGATATTTAATACTCTTATTTGTATATCTACATGTAGAGGTGATTTTGATAAACAAGAGATTAGTTTTGGGTACAGATATACAAACATAAGCAGCCCCATTTTGGAAGCAACTTTTTCTTTAGTTTATGGTTTCGATGAAAAAAAAATAGAGATGTTTAAAAAAATGCGTTCCAACCAACCATCAACTCCAAGTGCTGGAAGTTGTTTTAAGAACCCGCACGGCGATTATGCAGGGCGGCTTATAGAAGATGTTGAACTAAAAGGGCTGGTTAAAGGGAATATGAGTTTTAGTCAAGAACATGCAAATTTTTTAGTAAACGATGGTGGTGGAACTTTTGATGATGCAATATTTTTAATACAAGAGGGTCAAAAAAGGGTTTATGAAAAATTTGGAATTTGGCTAGAGTGTGAAATTTGTATTTTGGATATTAGATATATGGGCAAGGATTCAAAACTTTTGAATCCTTATTTATAAAATTTATATTGGTAAAACTCTTATTTTTTTAGATAATTTTTCTTTTAGTGTTGACTCAATCGCATAAAGTGTACCTGTTGATGATGACGCACAACCGTTACAAGCACCTAAATATCTAATATATATATCTATATACTCATCACCTTTTTTAATATCTATAACTTCCATATTCCCGCCGTCCATTATTAAAAATTGACGAACATTTTCATCTACAACAGCATCAACTGCCTTTATTTGCTGAACAAGAGTCATGGCTTCAAAGTTACCTTTTCCGCCCGCGTCAGCTGCAGCTCTCATCTTCTCTTCGTCCATTTCACGGCGCGTATTTTTTAAGATATCTACGAGGTAGTACTCTCTTGCTTCATGACCGCCCGGTTTTATACATGACTTACAAAACCCGCCGGCTTTTGTGTAATCTGTAATCTGTTCAACAGTTTTTAAATCATTAAGCTTGATAACCTCTTGAAGTGTACCTAAACTGACACGAGCACACTCACACACGATAATTTCACTCTCAAAACTATCAGAATCAACTCCCATATAAAGTCCTGCCGCTTTTTTTATAACATCATAAGCCATAACAGAACAGTGCATTTTTTGAGGTGGGACTGCCGGAACATCTGGAGTATCACGAAGTGCCATCTCAACGTCTATGTTTGTAATTTTAACAGCTTCTTGAACTGTTTTACCAATACATAATTCGGTCATTACATCAGAAGATGCGATAGCTGTTCCACAGCCAAAACTTTTAAATTTTGAGTTTACGATTCTATCGTCTTTTGGGTCTATCTCCCAGTAAAGACGAACAGCGTCACCACAGCTTTCAGCACCAAAATCTGCAACAATAAGTTTGTTGCCATGAGACTCTGCTTCTTCTTCAGTAATCTCACCCTGGTGTTGAGGGTTATTCATTAATGTTGTAACTTTATTAGAGTAAGCATCCCAAAGAGATGCCCCCAATATATCAGCTTTTGCCATAATATCTTTCCTTTTTTAAAATCGTTTAATTATTTAGTGGTGGTGAAGCTCACACTCTTGAACTTCTCCGCCTGGTGTTGGCTGTACTTTTGCAAAAGAACTTGATATAGCTCTTAAACGTAAAACAGCACTTTTAAAATGTGTGATAGTATAATCAATTTCGCTATCAGTTGTAAAGCGGCTTAGGCTCAAACGAATACCTGTATGTGCAAGTTCATTGTCTGCACCAATAGCCAACATTACAGTATTTGCTTCTAAATCTTCACTCGCACATGCCGAACCTGTTGAAGCTCCAATTTGACCATTGTTTAAATCCCAAAGCATACCCTCGCCTTCAACACCTTTTATAGATATAAGAATGGTATTGGGCGTTCTGTTTTCACGGTCTCCGACTACAAAAGTATCACTAAGTTCCAAGATAGCATCTTCTAAGCGATCTCTCTTTGCTCTAATTTTAGCACCGGTCTCTTTTATATTTGCTGTAGCAAGCTCAATTGCTTTACCCATACCAACAATAAAAGGGACATTTAGCGTACCTGAACGGCGCCCGCCCATATGCTCTCCTCCATGTAAAAGTGGTGTCAGCTTTTGAGAGTTTTTGATATACAATGCGCCAATACCTTTTGGCCCATGGAACTTATGTGCAGACATGCTTAAAAAATCTACATGTACATCCTGCAAATCAACAGGTATCTTACCTACGGCTTGTACGGCATCTGTATGAAAAAGAACACCTTTTGCTTTACATATTTCTCCTATCTCTTTAATAGGGTTAATCATTCCTGTTTCATTCGAAGCCCACATTACAGAAACTAAAGCTGTTTTGTCTGTTATAAAGCTTTTAACCGTGCTAACTTCAACTATGCCTTGGTCGTTTACAGGAAGGTATGTAACCTTAACACCTTGGTCTTCTAAAAATCTACATGTAGAAAGAATAGATGGGTGTTCCACCTCTGTTGTCACGATATGATTTTTTTCGCCGTGTCTAACAAGGTCTGTAACAATTGACTGCAAAACCCAGTTATTTGATTCTGTTGCACAAGATGTAAACACTATATCATCTGAATCTGACGCATTTAAAGCAGTGTAAACTTGATCTATTGCTTTACTTATAGCTGGATGTGTTGCAGTACCAAACTTATGAAGCGAGTTAGGATTTCCATAAAGCTCGCTAAAAAATGGTTGCATCACCTCTACAACTAATGGGTCAACCATTGTAGTAGCATTGTTATCTAAATAAACTTGCATATTTTCCTCATTTTTGAGTTATTTTCTAATTAAGACAAAATTTGTCCTCTTTTGTATTGACATAATATTAAGTTTGTGATTATGATAAGCTTAAGAGAAACTGTATTTATGAATAATTTAAGGTATAATTATATTTATAATAAAATATCAGGAATTATACATGTGCAATTTTAATAAGCAAACTGAAGAGAATAAAGCGCTAATACATATATTGATGGCAAAATGTGCAAACGCTGTTGGCGGAGCAAATTTTCTTCTTGGCTTACTTGAAGCGATGAAAGAGAAAAAACCAAATGCACTAATGTTTAAAGGGTGTAATATAAGCTCTAAGGAAGTCAGCATCAAGTGGAATAAGATTGTTTTCAAAGACAAGTTGGATATTTTAGAAGAGGTTATTCGCTCTCACAAAAGTTCAGAAGACATAGGCTTCAATATACTTGAGAATGACAGTGAAAAAAAGAAGAAAAAGATTTTAAACATGGTTAAAACTTTGGCACCGGTTGAGTTTACCGTAACTCCAAAAGAGTCAGAAAATGGCGCAGGATTTAATTTTAGAATTTTTGAGAAAATCGATGATACATGTGTAACAATAAACCCTATATTCGCAGCAATGTTTTTCTGTTCAGCTGAATATATGAAAAAATCTTTGAAGTATGAAAGCTAACCAAAGATTAAAAAAAAGTGCTGGTATTTAATACTTATAACACCTGTGAAATTACCAACTTTGTACCCAAGGCCAACAGGGTGCTTTGTTCACCTATTTTTGAATTATCTTTTAAATATTTCTTTTGACAAACCTCTTTAATGAAGATAAATCAATCTTTTAGTTCTCTCACTTTTTTTATATCGCTTAATGTTGTTTCACTAATCCCATCAGAAAAATAAAAAGCTCCAAAGATAGACAGTAGGATTAAAATTACTGAAAAAAGGGTTATTTTGTCAACTATTCTGTTATCGTTCATGTAGTTTTTAGCTTTTTTAAATTGTTCAGTTGATAAATATACAACTCTCCTCTTGCAACTTTGGCAAATATTTCACTTGGTGGTATCCCTAAAAACTTTTGAAATACAGCGTTCATATGTGAGTTATCACTATATATGTATTGAAGCTCATGAAAAGTATAATTATTTTCAAGATATTCAAGAAGAGTTCTGCAAAACTTTGAGATAAAAATAAAATTTTTGGGCGTTAACCCTATAATTTTTTTAAACTGTCTCTCCATAGTACTTCTACTGCATCCAAATTCGCTAAGCAGGTTCTCAACCTTAACTTCAAAGTTATAATAATTCTCTATTCTGTCAATCACATCATCAATGCAAAATATGGAATTATTTGAGGTATAGCAATGAGAGTTCTTTAGCTTTAAAAGAGAACTGTTTAGATATGCAAGCTCTTCGCTAATATTTTTATGTTTGTATAGCTCTGAAAAATAACTCTCTGCTGTCTCTTTTTTAATCTCCATATATTTGTTGCTTATAACAGAAGCATCCATATTAAAAAGCTTGTAAAAGCCAGCAGGTGATAGCTCTACAAATATAATTGGGAAATAATCTTTGTAATCTTCAGTATCCAAATCTATAACAAGCTTTTTTACTTTATTTGTTTTAGCGGTAACATAGTAGTTTTTAGGCATTTTAACAATATCGCCTCCGCCAAAAGAGTAGGTGGATGTTTTAATGCCTCTGTTAAATACAATAAAATTACATCCATTAGGCAAAAACAAGAGGTCTTGCACATCCTCATTAGAATTAAGAACCACATATTGATTTACTATATCTTGTAAATCTTCAGATGGTTGATAGATATTATATTTCATTAGAAACCATTTATAACCTATCTTTTTTTATTACATTGTAGCAAAATTATATAATTTCTATTTGTATTAAATCGTCACCATTCCCCCGATATGAGTTTTAGTTTGCCTAAATATTCCAATATCCTAACTTTAAAACATAAATGGTATAATCGCAGAATTATTTACACATTTAAAAGGTTCATTATGGCTCAAACTATAACAGAAAAAATATTTTCACAACATGTTGGCAGAGAGGTTTTTGCCGGAGAAATTATCCGCTCAAACATCGACATGGTTATTGGTAACGATATTACAACACCTATCTCAATAAGTGCATTCAATCTAAGCGGTGCACAAAAACTTGCTAATCCAGATGGGTTTTCTCTTGTTCTTGACCACTTTATCCCGGCAAAGGATATTGCCTCAGCAAACCAAGCTAGAATTAGTCGCGACTTCGCAAAAAAGCACAATCTAAAAAACTTTTTTGATGAAAAAGATATGGGAATAGAGCATGCTCTTTTGCCAGAAAAAGGGCTTGTAGTCCCTGGTGATGTCATTATCGGCGCAGACTCACACACTTGTACTCATGGTGCACTTGGAGCATTCTCTACAGGTATGGGTTCAACTGATTTAGCATTTGCTATGATTACCGGCGGTAACTGGTTTAAAGTTCCTGAGTCTATAAAAGTAAATCTAAGCGGAAAACCGGGACTGCATACGACAGGTAAAGATATTATCTTAGAAATTATTCGCCTAATCGGTGTTGATGGAGCGCTGTACAGAACCCTAGAGTTTACCGGGAGCACGATTGAGCACCTAACAATGGATGATAGATTCAGCATGTGCAATATGGCAATCGAAGCTGGTGCCAAGAGTGGAATTGTCGCATATGACGATGTCACTAAAGAATTTTTATCTGACAAAAATCTAGCACGTGAACCTAGAATTCACTACTCTGATGAAGATGCAAATTATGTGCAAATACTGGATATAGATGTAGCAAACCTTGAGCCTGTTATCGCTTACCCTTTCTTGCCTTCAAATGGGCACTCTATAACTCAAGCAGTTAGCGATAAAATTAAAATTGACCAAGCTTTTATCGGAAGCTGTACAAATGGTCGTCTTGGTGATTTAAAAACAGCTGCTGAGATTTTAAAAGGCAAAAAAGTACATCCAGATGTTCGTCTAATAGTAACTCCAGGGACTCAAAAAATTCTAAAAGAGGCTTATAGACTTGGCTATATGGACATTATTATAGATGCTGGCGGTGTAGTTTCAAACCCTACATGTGGAGCTTGTCTTGGTGGATATATGGGAATACTTGGAGACAATGAGGTGGCTGTTTCAACAACCAACCGTAACTTTGTTGGCCGTATGGGTTCTCGCTCATCTAAAGTGTACTTGGCAAATTCTGCAGTTGCTGCAATATCAGCAATCACTGGTTATATTTCAGACCCAAGATAAGTTTAAATACTAATATTAATATCTGCAAGTATTACCTAATTTAAGGTATATGCAGATATTCTTTTAGAAACGAATTAAGGAAAAACATGAAAAAACTATTATTAATACCTGCCCTTATGCTTGCTTCAGTTTCAATCGCACAAGATTATAAGTATGAGATTACTCCACTTGTAGGCTACAATATTGCTGAGGGCAACCTTGATTTAGAAAATCAAACTCTTGTCGGGGCTGAGATACAATACAATTCTGATTCAGTTCTAAAGCCGGAGCTTAGTGTTTTATATACCGATGCTGATTATGAAAGCTCCAACATAAGCACAGACATATACCGCATAGCTATCAATGGTGTTCATAAATATGACTCTGTTGGTTTTATGACTCCTTTAACAAAAATAGGTGTTGGTTACGAGACTATAGATACTCGTTTATCAGACAATAGAGACAGTATATTTTTTGACGCAGGTGTTGGTGCAAAAATTCCATTTACTGATTCTATCGCTTTAAAACTAGAAGCTGTATATATGTTAAAAAACAATAGCAACAGATGGGATAGCAACTTAGCTGTTTTAGCTGGTATAAACTTTGCATTTGGTCCAAAAGCTCAAGAAACAGCTCCTGAGCCAGAGCCTACGCCTGAGCCAGAGCCAGTGATTGATGGAGACGATGACAAAGATGGTGTTTTAAACTCTGTTGACAAATGTCCTAAGACTCCAGCAGGCAAACCTGTAAACTCTGATGGTTGTTTTATTGATGGAGACGATGACAAAGACGGTGTTCTAAACTCTGTTGACAAGTGTCCTAAGACTCCAGCAGGAAAACCTGTAAACTCTGATGGTTGTTTTATTGATGGAGATAATGACAAAGATGGCGTTTTAAACTCTATTGACGAATGTCCTACAACTCCAGCAGGAAAACCTGTAAACTCTGATGGTTGTTTTATTGATGGAGATGATGACAAAGATGGCGTTTTAAACTCTATTGACGAATGTCCTACAACTCCAGCCGGTAATATTGTAAACGATTCAGGTTGTACAAAAGAGGTAAACCTGCATATTAATTTTGAAAATGCGTCTTATAATGTTGATGCTATATCAAAAAGCAATATTGAAAAGTTTGCCAGCTTCTTAAAAGCTCGCCCTAATTACAGTGCTGGGATAATTGGATACACTGATAGCGTTGGTCGCGAGTCAAGCAATCAGAAACTGTCACAAAAAAGAGCTGATGCAGTAAGAGGCATGATTATAGATCAAGGCATATCGTCAGATAGAGTTACAGCAACCGGTATGGGTGAGTCTAACCCAATAGCTACGAATGAAACAGCAGAAGGTCGTGCTCAAAACAGAAGAATAGAAGCAACATTGAATAAAAAATAGTATGCTTAATATACCCTGCGTAATTTTTGCTGGCGGAAGAAGTTCCAGAATGGGAGAGGATAAATCTCTTCTCCCGTTTGGAGGCTTTGACACCCTAACACAATTTCAACTCTTTCGCTTAAATAAAATTTTTAAAACCGTTTATATCTCATGTAAAGACAAGAATAAGTTTGATTTTAATGCAAACTTTATAGAAGATGTTAAAAGTGATAAAGTTTTCGCACCAACTACTGGTTTTATCGCTGTGTTTGCAAAGCTACATGTAGAGAAGTTTTTTGCCATAAGTGTAGATGCCCCTTTTATAAATAAAAAAGAGATTGAAAAAATAATAGAAGCAGACACAACAACCGCAGATGCCACTATTGCGAAAACTTCATTTGGGATACAACCAATGTGTGGAGTTTATCACCGTTGTATTGAGGGTAAATTTATTGAGATGCTAAAAGACAACAATCATAAATTGGGCTTTTTATTAAAATCTTCAAATACAACTTATGTAAATTTTGAAGATGAAAAACCGTTTTTAAATCTTAACCACCCTCATGAATACACGGAAGCGCTATCACTTATTTAACTACACTTTGCTATAATAAAAAAGTACAAACGATATGAATAATTACATAAAAAAGAGAAGCTATGAATCTAACTCATCTAGATGAGAACCAAAGACCAAAGATGGTTGATGTATCTGATAAAAATCAAACAACTAGAATAGCAGTAGCGAGCGGGATAATAGAGATGAGCCAAGACGCTTACGATGCAATAGTTACAGAGAAAACAAAAAAGGGCCCTGTTCTTCAAACTGCAGTTATTGCAGCAATAATGGGTGTTAAAAAGACAAGTGATCTAATTCCAATGTGCCATCCGTTAAACCTAAGTGGAATCAATTGCGATGTAGAGGAGTTAGCTGAATTGCCGGGATTTAAACTAACTGTCACAGCTAAGCTCACTGGACAAACAGGTGTTGAGATGGAAGCGTTAACCGGGACTAGCATAGGGCTTTTAACGATTTATGACATGGTAAAAGCAATTGACAAAGGGATGGTAATCCGACATGTACAGC
The sequence above is drawn from the Candidatus Sulfurimonas baltica genome and encodes:
- a CDS encoding AMIN domain-containing protein, whose amino-acid sequence is MIKVFLITTFLLVTLHARENPFFPSKGEKDIPYSSNENIEKVPLKRATITLPAQARILQKVTIEYKNLDGSLETKNIELDNSIDWHLPIFISQDYGSAPAPEPITKNKNETLKKSIEYEQIASTQYLKFYSSGKNLKIITSDNMIRNFLLVDPHRIVLDFKRDSSMKSYSKKNFKKIFNNIRVGNHDGYYRAVIELDGLYRYKLDKISDGYLLKLR
- the eno gene encoding phosphopyruvate hydratase; this translates as MFIDSVSAIEVMDSRGNPTVKATVTLSDGTVESAIVPSGASTGKREALELRDGGDRYMGKGVLKAVENVNSQISDVLIGLSPFNQAVVDAEMKLLDGTENYGNLGANAVLGVSMAVARAAAKSLGIPLYRYLGGANAMVLPTPMLNIINGGSHADNSVDFQEYMIVPMGFEDFTEGLRASAEVYHNLKAILKAKKHNTALGDEGGFAPDLGSNEEPIQIIMEAIEKAGYKAGEHMGIAMDVAASELVVDGGYRLESENRTVTSAELVDYYADLCSKYPIVSIEDGLSEDDWDGFKLMTEKLGDKIQIVGDDLFVTNVNILNEGIKKGIANSILIKPNQIGSVSETMLTVRLAQRNGYTCVMSHRSGESEDAFIADFAVALNCGQIKTGSTARGERTAKYNRLLEIENEIVYGEYLGSAIFN
- the recA gene encoding recombinase RecA, with amino-acid sequence MDANKQKSLDLAMKQIDKAFGKGALMRLGDKEIMPIEAISTGSLGLDLALGIGGVPQGRVVEIYGPESSGKTTLALQITAECQKAGGVCAFIDAEHALDVGYAKNLGVDVDNLLVSQPDYGEQALDIVETIARSGAIDLIVIDSVAALTPKSEIEGEMSDQNVGVQARLMSKALRKLTGILHKMNCTVIFINQIRMKIGMMGYGSPETTTGGNALKFYASVRIDVRRIASLKQGESQIGNRVKAKVIKNKVAPPFRQAEFDIMFGEGISKEGELVDYGVKLDIIDKSGAWFSYEETKLGQGRENVKAKFKDEPELAREIEEKIKVAMGVSNLMTMDTTEIEEADQ
- a CDS encoding menaquinone biosynthesis family protein produces the protein MKKTLIAHSPDADDIFMYYAIKFGWVDMKDTKFDNIAEDIQTLNEKALRGEYEIVAISFALYPHIKEDYAPLRTAVSFGEGYGPKLIKKKGVKLKRNFKVALSGEHTTNAMLFRIAYPDARVTYMNFLEIEQAVLDGKVDAGVLIHESILTYDDKLEVEKEMWDIWQELAGKELPLPLGGMAISRSIPLNKAIEYEATLTKAVQVAREHKSKLSEMLIERDLVRIDAPTLDRYLELYANDDSITLSELQYKAINKLFEIGYKNGFYDSLIKVEDFMIPSEYKEIRNS
- the fliQ gene encoding flagellar biosynthesis protein FliQ encodes the protein MEAKLISLGVETFKMALMLALPGLLTGMFLGLAVSIFQATTQINEMTLSFIPKILGVVIVIILTMPWMLNSMTDYSTQVFNMIPTFVE
- a CDS encoding UDP-N-acetylmuramate dehydrogenase, translated to MKTKKINFSKFSSIKIGESLDVALLENCTTPYQDYFIIGSCNNILVGTQPPPLMKLDKKYDYIKIENNTLKIGAATPSGKIASFCKKHNIANFEFVSHLPGTLGGLVFMNAGLKEFEIFNTLICISTCRGDFDKQEISFGYRYTNISSPILEATFSLVYGFDEKKIEMFKKMRSNQPSTPSAGSCFKNPHGDYAGRLIEDVELKGLVKGNMSFSQEHANFLVNDGGGTFDDAIFLIQEGQKRVYEKFGIWLECEICILDIRYMGKDSKLLNPYL
- a CDS encoding iron-sulfur cluster assembly scaffold protein; translated protein: MAKADILGASLWDAYSNKVTTLMNNPQHQGEITEEEAESHGNKLIVADFGAESCGDAVRLYWEIDPKDDRIVNSKFKSFGCGTAIASSDVMTELCIGKTVQEAVKITNIDVEMALRDTPDVPAVPPQKMHCSVMAYDVIKKAAGLYMGVDSDSFESEIIVCECARVSLGTLQEVIKLNDLKTVEQITDYTKAGGFCKSCIKPGGHEAREYYLVDILKNTRREMDEEKMRAAADAGGKGNFEAMTLVQQIKAVDAVVDENVRQFLIMDGGNMEVIDIKKGDEYIDIYIRYLGACNGCASSSTGTLYAIESTLKEKLSKKIRVLPI
- a CDS encoding NifS family cysteine desulfurase; amino-acid sequence: MQVYLDNNATTMVDPLVVEVMQPFFSELYGNPNSLHKFGTATHPAISKAIDQVYTALNASDSDDIVFTSCATESNNWVLQSIVTDLVRHGEKNHIVTTEVEHPSILSTCRFLEDQGVKVTYLPVNDQGIVEVSTVKSFITDKTALVSVMWASNETGMINPIKEIGEICKAKGVLFHTDAVQAVGKIPVDLQDVHVDFLSMSAHKFHGPKGIGALYIKNSQKLTPLLHGGEHMGGRRSGTLNVPFIVGMGKAIELATANIKETGAKIRAKRDRLEDAILELSDTFVVGDRENRTPNTILISIKGVEGEGMLWDLNNGQIGASTGSACASEDLEANTVMLAIGADNELAHTGIRLSLSRFTTDSEIDYTITHFKSAVLRLRAISSSFAKVQPTPGGEVQECELHHH